In Hyphomicrobium denitrificans ATCC 51888, the DNA window GGCGCTCGGGCGCCTTCTGTTTGGCAGTGGCGACCGGCACGTAACGGCCGAACAGCTGCACGCCGAGGTTTCGTCGCTGGGCGAACACGTGTCGCTGGCGACGGTGTACAACACGCTGCACCAGTTCAAGAAAGCGGGCTTGGTGCGGGAACTCGCAATCGAGGGTTCGAAGGCCTACTTCGATACCAACACCTCGAACCACAATCATTTCCTGCTCGAGAGCAACGGCGAGCTGATGGACATTCCTGGAGACGCGATCCGCGTCGATGGTTTGCCGCAGCCGCCTGATGGCATGAAGATCACGCACGTCGACGTGGTCGTTCGCCTCGCGAGGGAAGAAGGCCGCTAAGCGGCTAAAGGGGCGGACCGGTCGATCATTTGATCGTTTCGCCTTCGTACGCGCCCCAGAGTTTTTTCTGCTCGATGTAGCCGGTGTAGGCGTCGACCGTGACGCGGCACCAGCGGCCGTCGCACGTGCGCAGGTCAGCGATCACGCCGGCCTCGACGTTGACGACGATGTGCGAGCGTTCGCTGTCGCTGGCGTGGATCGGCACCAGCGGCGGCTTCGTGCTCGCCTTGCGCTCCCAAGGGAGCACCAGCGCCGTCCTGCGCCCCGATAGAAATGACTGAAGCACCCATCCCGTCGCGCCCTCGGAATCGCGGACCTTGCGCCAGCTCTCGAATTCCTGGACGATCTCCAGCGGCAGACCGGCGCGGCGATAGACCCAGCCGGTCGGATAATCGGTCCCCGGGCCGTTCCTTAGATTAACGCGATCCGATTTCAGGCTGACGAACCGGGGCACGGGAAGACCGCTGCCGGACAGCCCGGAAGACTCGGCCGGTTGGGCGCGCAGAGGCGTCGGCGCGGCGGCCCCGGCGATTGCCGCGGCACAGATAAGCGCCGGCACCAAGGTCCGCTTTTTACGGTCCATGGTCGCGCGTTTTGATCGAGATCGTAGTGATGCGGTCATCTGAAGCGTTTCACGTGCTTCTAATTGATGATGGGTTCAGGGATAAA includes these proteins:
- the irrA gene encoding iron response transcriptional regulator IrrA, which gives rise to MSEKLPAESEIRPTVTIPSMLRQAGLRPTRQRLALGRLLFGSGDRHVTAEQLHAEVSSLGEHVSLATVYNTLHQFKKAGLVRELAIEGSKAYFDTNTSNHNHFLLESNGELMDIPGDAIRVDGLPQPPDGMKITHVDVVVRLAREEGR
- a CDS encoding SH3 domain-containing protein; its protein translation is MDRKKRTLVPALICAAAIAGAAAPTPLRAQPAESSGLSGSGLPVPRFVSLKSDRVNLRNGPGTDYPTGWVYRRAGLPLEIVQEFESWRKVRDSEGATGWVLQSFLSGRRTALVLPWERKASTKPPLVPIHASDSERSHIVVNVEAGVIADLRTCDGRWCRVTVDAYTGYIEQKKLWGAYEGETIK